Part of the Streptomyces sp. NBC_01353 genome, CTGTACGAGATCGACCGCTCGATGTCCACGCTCGCCTGGGTGCTGCTGCTGGTCTCCGGGATCGGTGTCGTGGGCGCCGGGGCGGCCGGACTGTGGGTGGCGCGGACCGGTCTCGAGCCGGTGGACCGGCTGACGGGCGCCGTCGAGCATGTGGCCGCGACCGAGGATCTGACGGTGCGCATCCCGGTCGAGGGCGAGGACGAGATCGCCCGCCTCTCGCGCTCCTTCAACGCGATGACGGCCGCGCTCGCCGTCTCCCGGGACCGTCAGGCGCAGCTGATCGCGGACGCGGGCCACGAGCTGCGGACCCCGCTGACCTCGCTGCGCACCAACATCGAGCTGCTCGCCCGCAGCGAGCAGACCGGCCGTGCCCTGCCGCCCGAGGACCGTCGGGCGCTGATGGCCTCGGTGAAGGCTCAGATGACGGAGCTGGCCGCGCTGATCGGCGACCTTCAGGAGCTGGCCCGGCCGGACGCGGTGCAGCCGGGTCCGCTGGAGGTCGTACCGCTCCACACGATCCTGCGCTCGGCCCTCGACCGGGCACGGCTGCGCGGCCCCGAACTGACCTTCGTCACGGACCTGGCGCCCTGGTACGTCCGGGCGGAGCCGGCAGGGTTGGAGCGCGCACTGGTGAACGTCCTGGACAACGCGGTGAAGTTCTCGCCGCCGCGGGGCACGGTGGAGGTGACCCTGATGCGGGGCGAGCTGACCGTCCGCGACCACGGCCCGGGCGTCGCGCCGGAGGAACTCCCCCATGTCTTCGACCGCTTCTGGCGCTCCCCCTCGGCCCGCAGCCTTCCCGGCTCGGGCCTGGGCCTGTCGATCGTGGCCCGCACGGTCCAGCAGGCGGGCGGCACGGTGACCCTGACGGCGGCGGAGGGCGGCGGTACGGCGGCGACGCTCCACCTGCCGGGCGCGCCGACCCCGCCGCCGTCAGTTGTGGCGGATGAGGGACTCGACCAGGCCTGAGCGGGTGTTCGGGAAGTCCATGACGGTGATGCCGAGGCCCTTCCAGGTGTTGGCCGTGCCGTCCAGGAAGCCGTGGACGCGGGGGTTGAGGTTGTCGGAGTTCCATCGTGGCGGCAGGGACGCGGACGTGCTGACGAAGTTGATGTACAGCTTGCCCGGCTGCTCGACGGCCTTGCGGAAGTGGGCCTTGATCTGGGGGTACTTGGCGTTCGGCAGGGCGTTCCAGTCGTCCTGGATCGCGATGGCTCCGCCGTCCCACCACTTGAGGCCGGGCAGGCCGCCGTTGTCGGCGATGAGGACGACCTTGCCGCGGGCCTCGCCCAGGGCGGGGAGCGTGTCGCCGATGCGGAACAGCGAGCGCCAGCCGCGGTTGTTCAGGTAGTCGTCGAAGATGGCGCGGAAGGTGGCGTCGGAGTCCGACGAGTACTCCTGCTTGACCCGCATCAGCACGGTCTCGGAGGGGTGGGCGGCCAGGAAGTCGCGGCAGGCGATGAGGACGTCGCCGAACATCATGTTCTGGTACGAGGGGCCGTGGTGGATCGCGAAGGAGCCGCCGGTGACCCGGCAGCGTATGTCGAGGAACCTGATTCCGGCGGCGAGCTGCTGAGCGATGGTGGTGTTCTGGCACTCGGACCAGGGGCCGCCGAAGCGGGCGCCGGAGTCGTGGGTGCCGGGGATGGTGAGCTTCTGGAGCGGGGTGGGGTCGCCGTGGTCGGCCATCCAGTCCTGGGTGGTGACCGCCCGTGCGGACGGGGCGCCGACCAGGAGGACGGCACCCGCTGCCGCGGCTCCCGCGAGAAAGCTTCTTCGGTCCATGCGCGGAGTATGACGTGTACGCGTCAGCAAGGCCAGGGTGTCGCGTACGCGAAAAAGAGGAGGGCGGCGGACCGTCGAACGGTCCACCGCCCCCTCGGACGTACGGAGTTACTTCACGACTGTGATCCGGCCCGTCGCCGGCGGAGCCAGCGGGGCGCTCGCGGTGGAGTGGGCCGCCAGGTAGGCGGTGAACAGGTCCAGGTCGGACGCTCCGACCAGCTTGTTCTTGTGCTCCTTCAGGACGGCGAAGCCGTCACCGCCACCGGCCAGGAACTCGTTCATCGCGACCCGGTAGGTCTTCGATGGGTCGATCGCCTCGCCGTTCAGCTTCACCGAGGACGTCACGATCCGGTCGGCGCCGGTCTTCGTCATGTCCAGGGTGTAGGTGAAGCCCTTCGAGACCTGGAGGATCTTCGGGGCCGCCTGATTGGCGCCGCTGACCTGCTGCTGGAGCGTGGTGATGAGCTGGGCGCCGGTCAGGTCGACCGCCGTCATCATGTTGGTGAACGGCTGCACGGTGTACGCCTCGCCGTAGGTCACCACCCCGTCGCCCTCGGCGCCGGACGCCTTGTGGACCAGAGGCGCGCGGACACCGCCCGGGTTCATCAGGGCCAGCTGCGCGCCGCCCTTGTCGGCCGGGGCCATGCCCTCGAGCTGCGCGTCGGCGATCAGGTTGCCCAGCGGCTTCTCGGGCGCGTCGGCGGGGTTGTCGACGTCGCCGGCGATGTAGCCGACGGGACGGCTCGCGATCGGCGCGGCCAGCGCGTTCCAACGGGTGATCAGCCCCGTCATGTCCGCGGCCTTCGGCACGTCACGGGTGACGACGTGGTTCGCGGAGGCGACGGCCGTACGGACGATGTCCTTGGAGCGACGGTCGTAGGTGAGCGTCGTGTCGGTGTAGAGCTTGCCGAACGAGGCCGCCGAGGTGACCGTGCGCGGCTTGCCCGCCGGGTCTGGGATCGTGCACGCGTACGCCTGGTGCGTGTGGCCCGTGACCAGCGCGTCGACCTGCGGGCTGACGTTCTTGGCGATGTCGACGATCGGGCCGGAGATGCCGTCACCGGGGCCGGGGCTGTCGCAGTTGTAGTTGTACGAGCCCGAGGCCGGCGCGCCGCCCTCGTGCAGCAGGGCGACGATCGACTTGACGCCCTTGCGCTCCAGCACCTTGGTGTACTTGTTGATCGTCTCGATCTCGTCGCCGAACTTCAGGCCCTTGATGCCCTCGGCGGAGACGATGTTGGCCGTGCCCTCCAGGGTCACGCCGATGAAGCCGATCTTGACTCCGTTGCGCTCCCAGATGAAGTACGGGTCGAGCAGCGGCTTGCCGCTCTTCTCGTTCGTCACGTTGGCCGCGAGGTACGGGAAGTTCGCGCCCCGGAACCGCTTGCCCTCCTCGAAGCAGCCGGCGGTCGGGTGACAGCCGCCGTTCTGGATCCGGGCCAGCTCCTTGGCGCCCTCGTCGAACTCGTGGTTGCCGACCGAGCTGACGTCGAGCTTCAGCCGGTTGAGCGCCTCGATGGTCGGCTCGTCGTGGAAGAGCCCGGAGACCAGCGGGGAGGCGCCGATCATGTCGCCGGCGGCGGCGGTGACGGAGTACCGGTTGCCCTCACGGGCCTGCCGCAGGTGCGTGGCCAGGTACTCGACGCCACCGGCGTCGATGGTCTTGGTGGTGCCGTCGGGGTTGGTGTGGGTGAGCCGCCCGGCCGAGCCGGTCGGCGGCTCCAGGTTGCCGTGCAGGTCGTTGAAGGAGAGCAGTTGGACGTCGACGTAGCGCCCGTGGTTGCCCCCGCCCTTGGTCCCCGAGGCGCCCGCGGGCAGCGCGGCGACGAGCGCGCCGACGGTGGCGAGCCCCGCACCCACGGCGAGAATCCGCCGCGCCGTCCTCTTCTTCTTCGGTGTCGCTGACATCGCTCCCCTTGTCCCCTCGCCCCTTTTGCGGCGCTGTTCGACTGCTGCTGTGCCAGCGCAGCCTAGAGTCAACGCGCGTAGCGCAACAGGGGGTACCGGGTTACAACTGAGTTGATTCCGTAGGCTCAGGACATGACTCCTGACCCGGCGCCGGCCCTTGAACCCGGACGGCAGATCCTCACCCTCGACGAGCTCTCCCCCGAACAGGTCCAGGACGTCCTTGACCTGCTGGAGGCGGCCGACCGCACCGACGGACTGCACGCCGTGTCCGAGCAGGGGCGGCTCTATCTGCGGCACGGCAGGCGCGAGGGCGTACGGCACTTCCTGCTCACCGTCGGATCACACCTCTACGGCTACGCCCAGCTGGAGGACACCGATCCCGTCGAGGCCCCGGCCGCCGAGCTCGTCGTGCACCCCTCGCACCGCGGCCGCGGACACGGGCGGGCGCTGGGCGCGGCGCTGCTCGCCGCCTCGGGCAAGCGGCTGCGGGTCTGGGCGCACGGCGGGAAGTCGGCCGCCCGGCACCTTGCCCAGGTGCTCGGCCTGACCCTCTTCCGTGAACTGCGCCAGCTGCGCCGCCCGTTGGTGCCGCTCGACATCCCCGAGCCGGTGCTGCCCGAGGGCGTCACCGTCCGTACGTTCGTGCCCGGCCAGGACGACACGGCCTGGCTCGCCGTGAACGCGGCCGCCTTCGCCCACCACCCCGAGCAGGGCTCGCTCACCCAGCGGGACCTGGACGACCGCATGGCCGAGCCGTGGTTCGACCCGAAGGGCTTCTTCCTCGCGGAGAAGGACGGGCGCCTGATCGGCTTCCACTGGACGAAGACGCACGCCGAGGAGCAGCTCGGCGAGGTGTACGTGGTCGGGATCCTGCCGGAGGCCCAGGGCAGCGGCCTCGGCAAGGCGCTCACCGCGATCGGGCTGCGGCACCTGGCGGCGCAGGCGCTGCCGACGGCGATGCTCTACGTGGACGCGGACAACACGGCGGCGGTGACGGTCTACGAGCGGCTCGGTTTCGTCACGCACGAGGTGGACCTGATGTACCGCACGGAGTCCTGAACACGGCGTGAGAAGGGGGCGGTTGACACCGCCCCCTTCTTTGCACCACCCTTTCACTACTTGATTAGTGAAAGGGTGGTGAAGGGGAACATGCTCGAGTACCGGATCGACCGGCGCAGCGGAGTCGCCACCTACCTCCAGATCGTCCAGCAGACCAAACAGGCCCTGCGCATGGGCGTCCTGGAGCCCGGCGACAAGCTGCCCACCGCGCGCGAGGTCGTCGAGGCGACCGCGATCAACCCGAACACCGTGCTCAAGGCCTACCGCGAACTGGACCGCGAGGGCCTCGTCGAGGCCCGTCGGGGCCTGGGCACCTTCGTACGCACCACACTCGGCGCCACCCCGGCCGCCTCGCCCCTGCGGGGCGAACTCGCGGACTGGGCGCGCCGGGCCCGTACGGCCGGCCTCGACCGGGACGACGTGGCCGCGCTCTTCACCTCCGTACTGGACGAACACTTCACGGACGAACACGTCAAGGGGGACGCCACATGACCGGCGGCACGGCACTGGAGGCCACGGGCCTCGGCAAACGGTACGGACGGGACAGCTGGGCCCTGCGGGAGTGCGACCTCGCCCTGCCCGCCGGCCGTGTCTGCGCGCTCGTCGGCCCCAACGGGGCCGGCAAGTCCACCCTCCTCGCCCTCGCGGCCGGCCTGCTGCGGCCCACCGAGGGCACGATCCACGCGCCCGCCCGCGAAGACCTCGCGTACGTGGCCCAGGACAAGCCGCTCTACCCGCAGCTCACCGTCGCCGAGACGCTCGACCTGGGCCGCGAACTCAACCCCGGCCGCTGGGACGCGGCCGTCGCCCGGCGGATCACCGCCGAACTCGACCCCGGCGCCCGCGTCCGCACGCTCTCCGGCGGCCGCCGCACCCGGCTCGCACTCGCACTCGCGCTCGGCAAGCGGCCCGAGCTGCTGCTCCTCGACGAGCCGATGGCCGACCTCGACCCGCTCGCCCGGCACCAGCTGATGGGCGTCCTGATGGCCGACGCCGCCGAACGGGGCACGACGGTCGTCATGTCCTCGCACATCCTCGGCGAGCTGGAGGGCACCTGCGACCACCTGGTCCTCGTCGACGACGGCCGGATCCGCCTCGACGGCGCCATCGACGACCTCCTCGCCGCGCACGCGCTGCTCCGGGGCCCGGTCGTCGACCTCGCCCCGCACACGGTCGTCGACTCCCGCACGACGGGCCGTCAGCTGACCGCACTGGTACGGCGGGAGGGTCCGGTCGAGGGCCCGTGGGAGGCCTCCGAGCCCTCGCTCGAAGAGCTCCTCCTCGCCCACCTCCGCTCCGACCGCACACCCGAAGGAGTCTCCGCATGAGCACCGCCCAGCCCCTGAGCGCCCCGGCGCCCGCCCCGGCGCCGGGCACCGCGCGCTCCTCGAGCCCGGGCGCCCGGCTTCTGCGGGGCCCGTACTGGGTGACGGTCCGCCAGCACCGGCGGGCGTTCTGGATCGTCCTCCTCGCCGTCGTCCTGAGCCTCGGGGTCGTCGCCGGTCTGCGGATCGCGGAAGCACCCGAGGGCGACACGAGCCACGCGTACGGCGGGCTGCGCGTGGTCATGGACTACGCCTCCACGGCCATGCTCCTGCTCCCGCTGCTCGTCGGCGCCTTCGTGGCCGGCCCGATGATCGCCCGCGAGCTGGAGTCGGGGACCTTCCGGCTGGCCTGGACCCAGTCGGTGACCCCGGCCCGCTGGCTCGCCGCGAAGCTCACCGTCGCCACCGTGACCACCGTCCTCGCCACGCTCGCGCTGATCGGCGTCTACCGGCTCGGCTGGAGCCGGGTCGCCGGGACGTACCAGTTCCACTGGGCGGACCGGGGCGTGTACGAGGCGACCGGCCCCGTCGTCGTCGCGTACTGCCTGCTCGGCATCGCGGCGGGCGCGCTCGTCGGCCAGCTGGTCCGCCGCGCCGTACCCGCCATGGCGGCCACCGGCCTGGTCACAGGCCTGGTGCTGCTGGTACTCGGCTCACTGCGCTGGGACCTCGTGCCGGCGAGCACGCTCACCACGCAGGTCCGTCCGGAGCCGGGACTGATCCCCGCCGACTCGCTGCTCACCGCATCCGGCGTGATCGCCACCGACGGGCAGCGGGTGCCCGGCTGGTCGTGCTGGCAGCAGGACGGGGACCGGATGAGCCCGCTCGTCTGCCCCGACCAGAAGGAGGTCAGCGGCCTGTTCGCGGAGTTCCACCCGACCTCCCACTTCTGGGCGATCCAGGGGATCGAGACCGGCATCGTCCTCGCCCTCGCCGCCCTCGCCCTCTTCGCCGCCTTCCGCGTCCTGCGCGCCCGGCACCCGTAACGTAAGGATCGAGCCATCGAAAACGGGTCGGCGGGGCCCTTCAGGGCCCCGCCCCCGATTCCCGCCCACGTTGCCCACGAGTGAACCCACCACTCCGCCCGGCCGACGACGCCCCCGGCACAGGTTGCCCACGGTCGCCCGCACGTCATGTCGTCGTTACCGGCCATTCAGACGCGCTTGCGACGCTCACGCAATGAAGCCCGCCGTGCCTCCTCTCGCCAAGGGGCTCCCCAAAGGGAGACTTCCCTCGCCCACGGCCCGCTCCGACGCGCCCGACCACCCCTTCGCGCGGAAGAATGGGGCCATGAGCCAGCAGCCCGCCGAGGTCCCGGTCCAGTCCACCGCCAAGCCGTCCAAGCGGACGTCCAAGCAGGCGTCCGAGCAGACGCCCCCGCACAATGGCGAGCCGACCACGCAGCCGTCCGTCGGATCCATAGCCGCGCACCGCCCCCACACGGTCAGCACCGGCCCCGCGACGGACCTCGAGCCCGATCTGGACGCCGATCTCGACGTGTACGAGGACGACGGCGCCGAGGGCGAACTCCCCCAGGGACGCTTCCTCGACCGCGAGCGCAGCTGGCTCGCGTTCAACGAAAGGGTCCTCGAACTGGCCGAGGACCCCACCACGCCCCTCCTCGAACGGGCTAACTTCCTCGCCATCTTCGCGTCGAACCTCGACGAGTTCTTCATGGTGCGCGTCGCCGGCCTCAAGCGCCGCATCGCCACCGGCGTCGCCACGCGCTCCGCCTCCGGGCTGCAGCCCCGCGAGGTGCTCGACCTGATCTGGACCCGCTCGCGCGAGCTCATGGCCCGGCACGCCGCCTGCTACCAGCAGGACGTCGCCCCGGCCCTCGCCGACGAGGGCATCCACCTGATCCGCTGGCCCGAGCTCACGGAGAAGGAGCAGGCCCGCCTCTTCACCCTGTTCCGGCAGCAGATCTTCCCGGTCCTCACCCCGCTGGCCGTGGACCCCGCGCACCCCTTCCCGTACATCTCCGGCCTGTCCCTGAACCTGGCCGTGGTCGTACGCAATCCGGTCAGCGGCCACCGCCACTTCGCCCGCGTCAAGGTGCCCCCGCTGCTCTCCCGCTTCCTGGAGGCCTCCCCGCAGCGCTACGTCCCGCTGGAGGACGTCATCGCGGCGCACCTGGAGGAGCTCTTCCCCGGCATGGAGGTGCTGGCCCACCACATGTTCCGGGTGACCCGGAACGAGGACCTGGAGGTCGAGGAGGACGACGCCGAGAACCTGCTCCAGGCCCTGGAGAAGGAGCTGCTGCGCCGCCGCTTCGGGCCGCCGGTCCGCCTCGAGGTCGAGGAATCGATCGACCCGTACGTCCTCGACCTGCTCGTCCGTGAGCTGAAGGTCTCCGACGCCGAGGTCTACCCGCTGCCCGGCCCCCTCGACCTCACCGGTCTCTTCGGCATCGCCTCGCTCGACCGGCCCGAGCTGAAGTACCCCAAGTTCATCGCCGGCACCCACCGGGACCTCGCCGAGGTCGAGTCGGCCTCCGCGCCCGACATCTTCATGGCGCTGCGCGAGCGGGACGTGCTGCTGCACCACCCGTACGACTCCTTCTCCACCTCCGTCCAGGCCTTCCTGGAGCAGGCGGCCGCCGACCCGGACGTCCTCGCGATCAAGCAGACGCTGTACCGGACCTCCGGCAAGTCCCCGATCGTCGACGCCTTGATCGACGCCGCCGAGAGCGGCAAGCAGGTCCTCGTCCTCGTCGAGATCAAGGCCCGCTTCGACGAGCAGGCCAACATCAAGTGGGCACGCAAGCTGGAGGAAGCCGGCTGCCATGTCGTCTACGGCCTCGTCGGCCTGAAGACCCACTGCAAGCTGTCGCTCGTCGTCCGGCAGGAGGGCGAGGTGCTGCGCCGCTACTCCCACGTCGGCACCGGCAACTACCACCCCAAGACGGCCCGGCTCTACGAGGACCTCGGCCTGCTCACCGCCGACCCGCAGGTCGGCGCGGACCTCTCCGACCTGTTCAACCGGCTCTCCGGCTACTCCCGCCGCGAGACCTACCGTCGGCTGCTCACCGCCCCGAAGTCCCTGCGCGACGGACTGGTCTCCCGGATCCACAAGGAGATCGCCCACCACCACGCGGGCCGGCCCGCATACGTCCGGATCAAGGTCAACTCGATGGTCGACGAGGCCATCATCGACGCCTGCTACCGGGCCTCGCAGGCGGGCGTCCCGGTCGACATCTGGGTCCGCGGCATCTGCGCGATCCGCCCCGGCGTCTCCGGCCTCTCCGAGAACATCCGGGTCCGCTCGATCCTCGGCCGCTTCCTGGAGCACTCCCGGATCTTCGCCTTCGGCAACGGCGGCGAGCCCGAGGTCTGGCTGGGCAGCGCCGACATGATGCACCGCAACCTGGACCGGCGCATCGAGGCCCTGGTCCGGGTCTCCGACCCGGCCCACCGGGCGGCCCTGACCCGGCTCCTGGAGACCGGAATGTCCGACACCACCACTTCCTGGCACCTCGGCCCGGACGGGAACTGGACGCGGCACGCGACCGACCCGGAGGGCCAGCCGCTGCGGCACGTCCAGGAGATGCTCATCGACGCGCGGAGGCGCCGGCGTGCACAACCCTGACCACCTTCCCGTCTCCACGGGCGTCACGGCGGGAGAGGTCCTCTCCCCCTACCTCCAGGCGCGGGCCGGAGACTTCCTGCGCGGACTGCGCCTGCACACCGAGAGCGGCGCGGACACGACCGGCTCGGAGGAGGCCGCCCGGTCCCTCCGGGCGGCCGCCCGCCGCATCAGCGGAACCCTGCACACCTTCCGGCCGCTCCTCGACGCGGCCTGGGCCGACCAGTTGCGCACGGAGCTCGCCTGGCTGTCGGGAACGCTCGCCCTGGAGCACGCCTGCACCTCCCGGCTCGTCCGACTGGTGGACGCGCTGTCCCGCCTGTCGAGCGGCGGCGGGCCGGTGCCCGCCGCACGCGGCGTCACCGAAGGCCCGGGACTCACGGTCGGCGCGGCCCGCGCCGGCGCGCTGCTCGAACGCCAGCTCACCCTGGCCCGTACGCGCGCCCACTCCGCGGCCCTCCAGGCGCTTGGCTCCTCCCGCTTCCACGCGGTCGCGGACGCCGTCGCGCTCCTCGCCTCCGAGGTACCGCTGGGGCCCGCGGGGGCGGCCCCGGCGATCGAGGTCCTCGACGCGCCGGCCGCGGTCGTCGAGCGGCGGCTCACGGAGGCCGTGGGCGGCCTCCCGCTGGCCCGCGCGGCCCACCCGTACAACGCGGACGCCCTCGCGCTCGCGGCCGGCGAGGCCCAGGACGCGCCCTGGCACCAGACCCGGCTCCTGCTGCGCCTCCACCGGTACGCCTGCGAGGTCCTGCACGGCGCCGACCCGGATCCGGTCCTCTACGAGTCCGGCCGGGCCCTCGACCGGCACCGCGACGCCTCCGAGGCCGCCACCGCGGCCGCCACGGCGGCCCGCACCCCCCGGATCGCCCCGGCCACCGCGTACGCCCTCGGCGTCCTCCACGCGGACCAGCGCCACGAGGTCGAGGCCGCCAGGTTCGCCTTCCAACGCACCTGGCAACGCACGACGGCGCCGGTTCCGTGATCCTCGCGGCGGGATGTCTGCTGTGGCGACGGTCCCCTTCCGGGGAGGGCATCGAGCTCGCCCTGGTCTATCGTCCGAAGTGGGCGGACTGGTCCCATCCGAAAGGCAAGCTGAAGCGCGGCGAGGGCGCCCAAGAGGCGGCGGTCCGCGAAGTGTTGGAAGAGACCGGCATGACGTGCGAACTCGGCACGGAGTTGCCCACCGTCCGGTACCTGGTGGAGGGGCGCCCTAAGGAGGTCCGCTACTGGGCGGCCAAGGCGATTCACGGCTCGTTCGAGCCGAGCCGTGAAGTGTCGGCCATCGCCTGGCTGCCCCCCGCAGCCACGCGCCACCGGCTGACAAGTGCGCGGGACAGGGAACTGGTCGACGCCCTCCTCAGCGCCCTTCGGGCATCCGGGGACTTGCGGTGATCACGAGCCCACCGCTTCCCGGCAAGCCCCTCGGCCATCACTGCCGTCGCGCCACGTGATCTTGAGCAGCCCGGGGTCGAACGGAGCCTTGTCGCTGACACCCTCCGGGATGGGCAGGACGACGACGGAGGAGAGGACCTGCGCGATCACCTCGCGCTTCTCCGCCAGTGCCATTCGCTCCCACTTGCCCCGCGTCCACCCGCGCAGGAGGTTTCTGCTCGCCTCGGCCTTCAGATGATCACGCTCTTCGTCATCCAGAGCCGCGATGTTCCGGTTCAACCGCGCCAGAAGATCACGCACGTGGCTCCAGTCGGCGTCCCCCGAGGCGACGGACTGCTCGATG contains:
- a CDS encoding HAMP domain-containing sensor histidine kinase, which codes for MRGPLAWFRSRPLRSRLALLTATAVAVAVAAVSLACWFVTRAQLEAELDSSLRDTRISDDQARMLLGSCAPGAQDRPVPAGPAQTLQIVTVTGDLCTLGTSPIPAQAGDLAVARGERPFALHTTNAENGTEMRVYSYHVSIANQPVAVSVARPLYEIDRSMSTLAWVLLLVSGIGVVGAGAAGLWVARTGLEPVDRLTGAVEHVAATEDLTVRIPVEGEDEIARLSRSFNAMTAALAVSRDRQAQLIADAGHELRTPLTSLRTNIELLARSEQTGRALPPEDRRALMASVKAQMTELAALIGDLQELARPDAVQPGPLEVVPLHTILRSALDRARLRGPELTFVTDLAPWYVRAEPAGLERALVNVLDNAVKFSPPRGTVEVTLMRGELTVRDHGPGVAPEELPHVFDRFWRSPSARSLPGSGLGLSIVARTVQQAGGTVTLTAAEGGGTAATLHLPGAPTPPPSVVADEGLDQA
- a CDS encoding phosphatidylinositol-specific phospholipase C yields the protein MDRRSFLAGAAAAGAVLLVGAPSARAVTTQDWMADHGDPTPLQKLTIPGTHDSGARFGGPWSECQNTTIAQQLAAGIRFLDIRCRVTGGSFAIHHGPSYQNMMFGDVLIACRDFLAAHPSETVLMRVKQEYSSDSDATFRAIFDDYLNNRGWRSLFRIGDTLPALGEARGKVVLIADNGGLPGLKWWDGGAIAIQDDWNALPNAKYPQIKAHFRKAVEQPGKLYINFVSTSASLPPRWNSDNLNPRVHGFLDGTANTWKGLGITVMDFPNTRSGLVESLIRHN
- a CDS encoding bifunctional metallophosphatase/5'-nucleotidase — encoded protein: MSATPKKKRTARRILAVGAGLATVGALVAALPAGASGTKGGGNHGRYVDVQLLSFNDLHGNLEPPTGSAGRLTHTNPDGTTKTIDAGGVEYLATHLRQAREGNRYSVTAAAGDMIGASPLVSGLFHDEPTIEALNRLKLDVSSVGNHEFDEGAKELARIQNGGCHPTAGCFEEGKRFRGANFPYLAANVTNEKSGKPLLDPYFIWERNGVKIGFIGVTLEGTANIVSAEGIKGLKFGDEIETINKYTKVLERKGVKSIVALLHEGGAPASGSYNYNCDSPGPGDGISGPIVDIAKNVSPQVDALVTGHTHQAYACTIPDPAGKPRTVTSAASFGKLYTDTTLTYDRRSKDIVRTAVASANHVVTRDVPKAADMTGLITRWNALAAPIASRPVGYIAGDVDNPADAPEKPLGNLIADAQLEGMAPADKGGAQLALMNPGGVRAPLVHKASGAEGDGVVTYGEAYTVQPFTNMMTAVDLTGAQLITTLQQQVSGANQAAPKILQVSKGFTYTLDMTKTGADRIVTSSVKLNGEAIDPSKTYRVAMNEFLAGGGDGFAVLKEHKNKLVGASDLDLFTAYLAAHSTASAPLAPPATGRITVVK
- the mshD gene encoding mycothiol synthase, with the translated sequence MTPDPAPALEPGRQILTLDELSPEQVQDVLDLLEAADRTDGLHAVSEQGRLYLRHGRREGVRHFLLTVGSHLYGYAQLEDTDPVEAPAAELVVHPSHRGRGHGRALGAALLAASGKRLRVWAHGGKSAARHLAQVLGLTLFRELRQLRRPLVPLDIPEPVLPEGVTVRTFVPGQDDTAWLAVNAAAFAHHPEQGSLTQRDLDDRMAEPWFDPKGFFLAEKDGRLIGFHWTKTHAEEQLGEVYVVGILPEAQGSGLGKALTAIGLRHLAAQALPTAMLYVDADNTAAVTVYERLGFVTHEVDLMYRTES
- a CDS encoding GntR family transcriptional regulator, which gives rise to MLEYRIDRRSGVATYLQIVQQTKQALRMGVLEPGDKLPTAREVVEATAINPNTVLKAYRELDREGLVEARRGLGTFVRTTLGATPAASPLRGELADWARRARTAGLDRDDVAALFTSVLDEHFTDEHVKGDAT
- a CDS encoding ABC transporter ATP-binding protein, with the translated sequence MTGGTALEATGLGKRYGRDSWALRECDLALPAGRVCALVGPNGAGKSTLLALAAGLLRPTEGTIHAPAREDLAYVAQDKPLYPQLTVAETLDLGRELNPGRWDAAVARRITAELDPGARVRTLSGGRRTRLALALALGKRPELLLLDEPMADLDPLARHQLMGVLMADAAERGTTVVMSSHILGELEGTCDHLVLVDDGRIRLDGAIDDLLAAHALLRGPVVDLAPHTVVDSRTTGRQLTALVRREGPVEGPWEASEPSLEELLLAHLRSDRTPEGVSA
- a CDS encoding ABC transporter permease, whose protein sequence is MSTAQPLSAPAPAPAPGTARSSSPGARLLRGPYWVTVRQHRRAFWIVLLAVVLSLGVVAGLRIAEAPEGDTSHAYGGLRVVMDYASTAMLLLPLLVGAFVAGPMIARELESGTFRLAWTQSVTPARWLAAKLTVATVTTVLATLALIGVYRLGWSRVAGTYQFHWADRGVYEATGPVVVAYCLLGIAAGALVGQLVRRAVPAMAATGLVTGLVLLVLGSLRWDLVPASTLTTQVRPEPGLIPADSLLTASGVIATDGQRVPGWSCWQQDGDRMSPLVCPDQKEVSGLFAEFHPTSHFWAIQGIETGIVLALAALALFAAFRVLRARHP
- a CDS encoding RNA degradosome polyphosphate kinase, which gives rise to MSQQPAEVPVQSTAKPSKRTSKQASEQTPPHNGEPTTQPSVGSIAAHRPHTVSTGPATDLEPDLDADLDVYEDDGAEGELPQGRFLDRERSWLAFNERVLELAEDPTTPLLERANFLAIFASNLDEFFMVRVAGLKRRIATGVATRSASGLQPREVLDLIWTRSRELMARHAACYQQDVAPALADEGIHLIRWPELTEKEQARLFTLFRQQIFPVLTPLAVDPAHPFPYISGLSLNLAVVVRNPVSGHRHFARVKVPPLLSRFLEASPQRYVPLEDVIAAHLEELFPGMEVLAHHMFRVTRNEDLEVEEDDAENLLQALEKELLRRRFGPPVRLEVEESIDPYVLDLLVRELKVSDAEVYPLPGPLDLTGLFGIASLDRPELKYPKFIAGTHRDLAEVESASAPDIFMALRERDVLLHHPYDSFSTSVQAFLEQAAADPDVLAIKQTLYRTSGKSPIVDALIDAAESGKQVLVLVEIKARFDEQANIKWARKLEEAGCHVVYGLVGLKTHCKLSLVVRQEGEVLRRYSHVGTGNYHPKTARLYEDLGLLTADPQVGADLSDLFNRLSGYSRRETYRRLLTAPKSLRDGLVSRIHKEIAHHHAGRPAYVRIKVNSMVDEAIIDACYRASQAGVPVDIWVRGICAIRPGVSGLSENIRVRSILGRFLEHSRIFAFGNGGEPEVWLGSADMMHRNLDRRIEALVRVSDPAHRAALTRLLETGMSDTTTSWHLGPDGNWTRHATDPEGQPLRHVQEMLIDARRRRRAQP
- a CDS encoding CHAD domain-containing protein yields the protein MHNPDHLPVSTGVTAGEVLSPYLQARAGDFLRGLRLHTESGADTTGSEEAARSLRAAARRISGTLHTFRPLLDAAWADQLRTELAWLSGTLALEHACTSRLVRLVDALSRLSSGGGPVPAARGVTEGPGLTVGAARAGALLERQLTLARTRAHSAALQALGSSRFHAVADAVALLASEVPLGPAGAAPAIEVLDAPAAVVERRLTEAVGGLPLARAAHPYNADALALAAGEAQDAPWHQTRLLLRLHRYACEVLHGADPDPVLYESGRALDRHRDASEAATAAATAARTPRIAPATAYALGVLHADQRHEVEAARFAFQRTWQRTTAPVP
- a CDS encoding NUDIX hydrolase, yielding MILAAGCLLWRRSPSGEGIELALVYRPKWADWSHPKGKLKRGEGAQEAAVREVLEETGMTCELGTELPTVRYLVEGRPKEVRYWAAKAIHGSFEPSREVSAIAWLPPAATRHRLTSARDRELVDALLSALRASGDLR